GTTAATTTTTGGATTGATTGATGATTGAATGGGAAAATGTTATATCAAGAGCTCTTGGCTCAACACTTTTAATTTATGTACTAAGTGCAAACAACTAACTCTCGACGGGTATTACATACAAGAAATATGCAAATGAAATCCTAGTTTACATACTCGGTAAAAACTCTCATATTTCTAACATAATGGACCAAAAATTCAGTTATTCAAAAACTTacattcttaatttttttttatccaaggACATAAAGCTCATTATAATGAACATTTGTACAAAATTTCAAGTCAATCGGACAAACACAACTCCTGCAATCTTTGCCAGAAAATGCAAAACTATAAAACAGagaaaaattcaaacaaaactttagatattaaatatacaaagtTATTGACATATAAAGACAGGTTAAAATCTCCCTTTTTTACACACTGTTTCCTCTTCATCGTCACTGTTTCCTCTTCATCGTCACTGTTTCCTCTTCATCGTCACTGTTTTCTCTTCATCGTCACTGTTTCCTCTTCATCGTCACTGTTTCCTCTTCATCGTCACTGTTTCCTCTTCATCGTTGTATTTATTATCAAAGTCTCTTATAGTTGCTCTAAGCttttttctttggtttttaaatttttcagatgATTTTTTGTCCATTAACTTTACACGCAGACAATTAGTCTTTTGAAAACCATACTTGGTAAAATGTCTTGGATTAATTACTCAAATTGCGCAGAACATCCATCAAACCAGTTTCCCCTTTCCCCATCATTCGACTGTATGGCAGCAGATATAATACTAATCTCATGCGTTGACCTTCCCACATAAACGCCTTTGGAACATTTTGTCCAAATCACATTATTGAGTGATTCATATGCGTTATGCGTTTCACCATCAAGAAAGCTTTCTAATAACATGTCTGCACTTCTTTTTCCGGTAAGTCTTTTgctatcttttaaaatttttcctaaGTATGATGCTTTAAGAGTGCGAAAACGTGATCCAACTCTTTTTTGTACATGACTGatacattcaattttttcaattttatacccTGGATAAACATTCTTACTTACAGTTTCCTGGTAAAACCACGTCGCTGCCAAGTTCCATCAGCGCgtactgtaaaattttttatataagggtCACCAATAGAAGACTTACTTGTATGTTGTGCATGTTCAGCTGCTCTTTTCGTTGAATCTTGGGCGACTTTACTATAACACAAATgcattttatagaaaatgtCATTGTATGCTTTTTTTTGCATTGGTTACGGTCTGTTTATTATGCTGCAAAATGTTTCCATAGCATCATGTCCTTTTCCAATTTCTCGAAAGGCTATACACATTCTGATATCAATATAAAATGATTTCATGccttgttttttttcttcattatgatttttgatttgttttgatgTAAAAAGACTCATTCTCCcattgacaatttttttcagtacAAGAAAAAACAAGTTGAAAACCTTTCCTCCCCCACagattgttattaaattttaacaatgaTTTGGACTTTAGACATGAACcaacaagatttaaaattgaacttaaaacagaattaaaaatatgaaaaatccAGAATGTTACATTATATTTATCTTGAAGAATTGAAGCATCAGTAGTGGGCAGATTTAACTATTTAGCAGAAGCTGATGATTTGTTCAACAATGCATTCGTAGAAGGTGAAATATTATTTGAAGTTGAAGAAGACAAGTCAATAGTATTTTCAAGTAATCTGCAACATTTACGTTTTTTACATCTAGATTTATATCTTCGATCTACAGAACCCATTTTGATAGCAATTACTTTACATTTATGTTAGTAATAAACCTAATCAACAGCtttgttttttcagataaaatagAATAGTTTTGTCatttacaaaatagaaaaactaataacaaagaAGCAGGTACAAAATGGGTTTGAGAGTTAAGAATTTGTAAGATGTGGTAAACAATCCATGTTTTCTAACCTAAAATCGCCGTTGCTATGAGCGTTGCTTGGGGAAGCAAAACAACCCtgctaaaataaatatgttttcaggtctaaaaaattttgcacATATGAAgatctaaatatttttagattctaCAATAGTTACTGTTTAAAATgttacaacttttgaaaaatcgaTTTTATCGAATTTTTTTAGTAGTCTACCACCTTAAACAAAGCAAACCACACTTAGTTTACACAAGAACAATTcacattttactttcaaaatttaaaacgcaATCcgcaaaatcaaaaacatttttaaacacttCTGCAAAAATTTATCCGCCGTTTACGTAATGACGCCAACCAACCTGGCGCTAACTCTATCCTATACGTTATTTGAAAACATATTCAAAGCATGTCAATAGATTACTTCATAATATTGTACTATTAGTTTATGTAAACTCAAATcaatgtttatttcaataaattattaataacttatttatattattaataacaataaattattaataacaataaattattaataacataacattaaataagtatttattaaaaaacttattttattttattgatttattaatgaATGAATAATAAGCTATAAATActattgattaaaatattttattttttttcagaagtctttaagtaaattttttttcagaagtgtttatcaaatatatatatatatatatatatatatatatatatatatatatatatatatatatatatatatatatatatatatatatatatttatatatatatatatattttagtggTGGGATTTAAGATAAGttttagtttaacaaaaatgagTCGacttatattttaatctaactaaaattagtcgactaaaaagttagtcgggtaattttaataaaactaaaaagttagtcgatcAGTTttagttcttgtttttttagtttagttaattacaatttttagttttggtcacaacactattatgtaatattaaatatcttttaattctatatttaatactttttcttcttttttacatCTCCCGACAATTCCTTAcgacaaaatttattaatgaacaCGTAAAGTGTTTTGCATAGATTTTTGCTACAATAAAAATCAgtgacattattttttataaaattgttatgtGATATTTATTGGTTCATGTATACCTATACATATGATATGTATAAACGTAAACAAGCTAATGATttcgttaaaaaatataaaacaacaaatgaaAGACTTTGTGTGTGGTCAAAAAAATAAGCTCATACCAGCAAACTATTCATCAGTTATCTCCTTCctcaatttatattttgttacaattttttgtaatttttattttgataatatttattgatactttttttactatgctaataaatacattacaagcaaaatttaattataatttatttacatatattttcaaaaataatttatatttgtattattaaataaatgctCTCAGTCCCAGTAAACACGAAGTGTTTAAACATTGCTATGTCCGCATAAAAACATATAGACATCTTCTAGATGTCCAAATTATGTCATGTTTTACTGGGGTATTTTTTGGGTGTCAGGTTGATGCTTCAAACTGCTTTAGTTTCTGTATCAAATTGATTCTTAACTTGTTTTAGTTGTTGCCTAAAGTTGATGCCTCAAGTTGCTTCAGCTTTTGAGTAGTCAAAAACTCATTAATGTTATCTTGTACTCTTTTTTAAATGGAGATCAAGTTTATTGAAGATAATAATGAGAACTAATTATAAGATCCATAATTTAAAGGACGACCAAAAGGTTTTTAATTAGCGTCTCTAGAAATAAAGTGTTTTTCATCTTGCGGGATTTTCTTATTAACATCATCTTTAGTTGAATCAGATTTTACAAATgctgtcttttttttaattagttcatGCTCATTTTCAAGATCCGCTATTGAGCGAGCCGATCGACTTCTATGAGTATACCTCATTCTGATGTGATGAACTACGCAGGCTGCagatatcaatattattattgttccTATAACAATTGCAGCCGTTATCCATACTATGACACTTTGACTTACGCTTGTTTCTTTGGTATGAAACTTTTCTatctgttaaataaatatattcaagatAAATAGTTGATGATCTTCTTTAATGTCTCATTTTTAATGCAACATAATGTACACAAAAAATAGAAACCAATATAACCAATACAAATAACTTCAAATGTAAAGTAACTTACTATTCTTTCATTTACTTCTATGATCTTTATATTATTGGAACCTGTTGCGAAATTGTTATCAATAATcttatctgaaataaaaaagattaaagatttAGATAAATCTCACAATCCTTGAagttaactatttattttaaaagtctaaAACAGTAAGCAACAGAAAAAAGTATACGAcatgaaaaagtatataacttaaaaataagacCACGTAAAAAGTAAGTCACTTAAAAAACTGCATCACttttaggtttaaattttacagtacaaatacattttgcaaaaaacaattatcattTTGTGTTTAAGATCATCATAAAAGTCAACGCTTacttcttgttgttgttgttgatgttgatgttgttgtttttggaATAACAATATTGCTCTTGTTATATGAACAACCAATATGAACGTGGCCaactttttcaatgtttttatttattgtatgcAGAACTTTGTATATGACATCATCCTTAagatgtgtatatatgtatatatatatatatatatatatatatatatatatatatatatatatatatatatatatatatatatatatatatatatatatatatatgtatgaataatgaataaattaaaagataaaaaacaatgagCAACGGCATTATTACCTTATTGAATTCAACTTGTTGAAGACACCCTACAAAGTTCTTCATTGAGTTAACACCATAAGTATATTTTGGGAAAGGGACGCCACCAAAGTATACAGGTTCTTGATCTAAGCTATCAATACCACTTATTGTCTTAATGGTGAAATTGCTTTTATATATTGAATCTAATACTACGGTTACAACATTGCCTTTTTTAGTCATATCTACTGAGTGCCATTGAGCATCCATTACATCCAGTTGATGCATAACCTCAGAtggaactttaaaaaaaaaaagttaaacaaaagttatagatttaaatgaaacaataaagttaacTAGTATTTCGATAATTAGTTAActgaattgaaataaaataaagttatacccGATGTAGTAGGACCGCCAGCAACTCTCAATTTTCCTTCTACAACTTCAATTAAAAGCAATATTCCTTTTCGCTTTGTGTAGAAAAGTATTCCGTTGGGGTTCGCAACTTTAAATCTGAACCGCAAGTAAACAGCAGTTGCATATAAGTCGCTTGCATTCCATATAAGATAATCATCGTCATCTTGGTTTATGGTGTCAGCATCTGATAGgcaaaagtttttg
This genomic interval from Hydra vulgaris chromosome 01, alternate assembly HydraT2T_AEP contains the following:
- the LOC100202742 gene encoding neurexin-3b isoform X2 encodes the protein MFTLFNKKGYLLILFFIWYIQFFDCITLFDNSKSYAVYDKWNITTVGKLVLNFKTQSQYSLLLYVDDKSEDGLENAENNSEGNYLEISLNKGQVEVIKQTVKLSGELHKQVLSLGENVNNLEWHTLTVTKYIGTLQVSVDSNVALLDFSSNDDKFQINSYLYIGGLSEEKIKSSFGFAKLKPRFVGCIESLQYSSSNTYLKPAQTFLKSERIAPNCLDSCSLNPCANKGKCINLFTRAACDCFGTGFTGEICNNYADTINQDDDDYLIWNASDLYATAVYLRFRFKVANPNGILFYTKRKGILLLIEVVEGKLRVAGGPTTSVPSEVMHQLDVMDAQWHSVDMTKKGNVVTVVLDSIYKSNFTIKTISGIDSLDQEPVYFGGVPFPKYTYGVNSMKNFVGCLQQVEFNKDDVIYKVLHTINKNIEKVGHVHIGCSYNKSNIVIPKTTTSTSTTTTRNKIIDNNFATGSNNIKIIEVNERIIEKFHTKETSVSQSVIVWITAAIVIGTIIILISAACVVHHIRMRYTHRSRSARSIADLENEHELIKKKTAFVKSDSTKDDVNKKIPQDEKHFISRDAN